One window of Clostridia bacterium genomic DNA carries:
- a CDS encoding AraC family transcriptional regulator: MYINVAYIDDENPNLEDLSVPLRINNCGYYRVHTTPVIETPHPEGRNDYQLLYIAHGKGHFYFKNTGEETIVQKGNMILFRPGEPQVYYYYASDKTEVYWVHFTGSEVEKYLAHYELPKDENVFFTGVSPDYPWIFNQIIRELQLQRVNYEEMLRILLRHVLLAINRFVKEGKQNKSDLVNEIERAAHYFEENYNKEISIEQYAQEHLMTVNRFIISFKNIMKMTPMQYIMSLRITAAKGYFDSTNKNVTEVSSAVGYDNSLYFSRVFKKYTGYSPSEYKKIKSSDYHI; this comes from the coding sequence ATGTATATAAATGTGGCTTATATAGATGATGAAAATCCAAATTTAGAGGACCTATCAGTACCTCTTAGAATAAACAATTGCGGATATTATAGGGTTCACACCACACCTGTAATAGAAACACCTCACCCGGAAGGAAGAAATGATTATCAACTATTATACATTGCTCATGGTAAGGGACATTTTTATTTCAAAAACACCGGGGAAGAAACAATAGTACAAAAAGGAAATATGATTTTATTTCGACCGGGAGAACCGCAGGTGTATTATTACTATGCTTCAGATAAGACAGAAGTGTATTGGGTGCATTTTACAGGTTCTGAAGTTGAGAAATATCTTGCCCACTATGAACTCCCTAAAGATGAAAATGTATTTTTTACCGGAGTGTCTCCGGATTATCCGTGGATATTCAATCAAATTATAAGAGAGCTTCAGCTCCAGCGTGTAAATTATGAGGAAATGCTGAGAATTTTACTAAGACATGTTTTATTGGCTATCAACAGATTTGTAAAAGAGGGAAAACAAAATAAAAGTGATTTGGTGAATGAAATAGAAAGAGCAGCACATTATTTTGAGGAGAATTATAATAAGGAAATATCTATTGAACAGTATGCACAGGAACATCTTATGACAGTCAACAGATTCATTATCAGTTTCAAAAACATAATGAAAATGACACCGATGCAATATATAATGTCGCTTAGGATAACCGCTGCAAAAGGATATTTTGACAGCACGAATAAAAATGTTACAGAGGTTTCCTCTGCTGTTGGATATGATAATTCGTTGTATTTTAGCCGAGTTTTTAAAAAATATACCGGATATTCTCCAAGTGAATACAAGAAAATTAAGTCAAGTGATTATCATATATAA
- a CDS encoding MFS transporter: MKKEETKYLKWYHKIGYGSGDVAGNVVYALLTAFVMFYLTDTIGLSMGVVGTLIALSKVFDGVTDFFFGRMIDKTHTKMGKARPWMLWPYIGCAIALVACFAVPTSWGKTAQYIFFFISYTLLNAVFFTANNIAYASLTALITKNTSERVQLGSIRFIFAFGTSMLIQYITIDAVGWFGGGAEGWRIVAIIYAIIGLIVNTISVFSVKELPEADEGMEKERAEEHKLTFLKSFKLLLKNKYYVIICITYIFTQLYTALLGMGIYYMKYILGNEDLFGDFALAINIPMVAMLLVLPFIIEKMGGMYKLNIIGYVVATIGRLGVMASAYFGSISLMLGFTALATIGIAPLQGDLNALIASCSEYTTMKTGHRLDGMMYSCSSLGLKIGGALGTAICGWLLDAAGYIENAAVQTEATIGMLHFLYLWAPTILCGIVMLLLSRLNVEKANKKLMEEKNIEKTRTVYGNI; the protein is encoded by the coding sequence ATGAAAAAGGAAGAAACAAAGTATTTAAAATGGTATCATAAGATAGGTTATGGTTCGGGAGATGTGGCAGGAAATGTTGTATATGCACTTTTAACTGCTTTCGTGATGTTCTACCTGACTGACACAATCGGTTTAAGTATGGGTGTGGTTGGAACGCTTATTGCATTATCCAAAGTATTCGATGGTGTTACAGACTTCTTTTTTGGAAGAATGATTGACAAAACACACACAAAGATGGGTAAAGCACGTCCGTGGATGTTGTGGCCTTACATAGGCTGCGCCATTGCTCTTGTTGCTTGTTTTGCAGTTCCGACAAGTTGGGGCAAAACCGCACAGTATATTTTCTTCTTTATCTCTTACACACTTTTAAATGCAGTATTTTTTACAGCAAATAACATTGCATACGCATCACTTACTGCATTGATAACAAAGAACACGAGCGAACGTGTACAGCTCGGTTCTATCAGATTTATTTTTGCATTTGGAACAAGTATGCTTATTCAGTATATTACAATAGATGCAGTAGGTTGGTTCGGTGGTGGAGCTGAAGGTTGGAGAATTGTTGCAATCATCTATGCAATAATCGGTCTTATTGTCAACACTATCTCCGTTTTTTCTGTTAAAGAACTTCCTGAAGCAGACGAAGGAATGGAAAAAGAAAGAGCTGAAGAACATAAGCTTACATTTCTTAAATCTTTTAAGCTTCTTCTCAAAAACAAATACTATGTTATCATCTGTATAACATACATTTTTACACAGCTCTATACTGCTTTATTGGGCATGGGTATCTATTATATGAAGTATATCTTGGGTAATGAAGATCTTTTCGGTGATTTTGCCCTTGCCATAAACATCCCAATGGTAGCAATGCTTTTGGTATTACCTTTTATCATTGAAAAAATGGGCGGAATGTATAAACTGAACATTATTGGATATGTTGTTGCAACGATTGGAAGACTTGGCGTTATGGCTTCTGCTTACTTTGGTAGTATCTCTCTTATGCTCGGTTTTACTGCACTTGCAACGATCGGTATTGCACCTCTTCAGGGTGACCTTAATGCACTTATTGCATCTTGTTCTGAATATACAACAATGAAAACCGGACATCGTCTTGACGGTATGATGTACTCCTGCTCATCTCTTGGTCTAAAAATTGGCGGTGCATTAGGAACCGCAATTTGCGGATGGCTCTTGGATGCTGCAGGATATATTGAAAATGCCGCTGTTCAAACAGAAGCTACAATCGGTATGCTCCACTTCCTTTACTTATGGGCACCTACAATTCTCTGTGGTATTGTAATGTTGCTTCTTTCTCGTCTTAATGTAGAAAAAGCAAATAAAAAGCTTATGGAAGAAAAGAATATCGAAAAAACAAGAACTGTTTACGGTAATATATAA